In Flavobacteriales bacterium, one genomic interval encodes:
- a CDS encoding urocanate hydratase yields the protein MPAISSDTALLQTSIQEGISTTLPPAQPIDNSVSHAPVRKDILNAEEKKLALRNALRYFPAAHHATLAPEFAKELKEYGRIYMHRFRPAHEMKAYPIDQYPAKCKQAAAIMLMIQNNLDPAVAQHPHELITYGGNGAVFQNWAQYRLTMKYLSEMADDQTLVMYSGHPLGLFPSHTDAPRVVVTNGMVIPNYSQPDDWERMNALGVSQYGQMTAGSYMYIGPQGIVHGTTITVLNACRMLKGDDKTTKGKLFVTAGLGGMSGAQPKAGNIAGVVTICAEVNATAAHKRQSQGWVDEVIENVDACIDAAQAWQKKGEAHSIAFLGNVVDLWERLAERKVKVDLGSDQTSLHNPWAGGYYPAGLSYEESNVLMAKDPATFRTKVQETLRRHVDAVNTLTEAGMYFFDYGNAFLLESKRAGASIGGLNGEEFRYPSYVEDIMGPMCFDHGFGPFRWVCSSGDAKDLAISDRIAGDVLEAMLKEAPTEIKQQIADNLHWIRNAQQNKLVVGSQARILYADSEGRIRIAEAFNNAIKSGEISAPIVLGRDHHDVSGTDSPYRETSNIRDGSRFTADMAVQNFVGDAFRGATWISLHNGGGVGWGEVINGGFGMVLDGSADSDRRLKSMLLWDVNNGIARRAWARNPHAVWSIEQEMKRTPGLKVTLPNEADDGLIEDLMN from the coding sequence ATGCCTGCAATTTCCAGTGACACTGCTCTACTCCAAACCTCCATCCAAGAAGGAATCTCCACAACCCTTCCACCTGCACAACCAATCGATAATTCCGTGAGCCACGCCCCGGTGCGCAAGGACATTCTCAACGCGGAAGAAAAGAAGCTCGCTTTGCGCAATGCTTTACGCTACTTCCCTGCAGCACATCACGCCACACTTGCTCCGGAATTCGCGAAAGAATTGAAGGAATACGGTAGGATCTATATGCATCGGTTCCGTCCGGCGCATGAAATGAAAGCTTATCCGATCGACCAGTATCCGGCCAAGTGCAAACAAGCTGCGGCCATCATGCTGATGATCCAGAACAACTTGGATCCGGCCGTTGCGCAACATCCGCATGAGTTGATCACCTACGGCGGTAACGGGGCAGTATTTCAGAACTGGGCGCAGTACAGGCTCACGATGAAATACCTCAGCGAAATGGCCGATGACCAAACGCTGGTCATGTACAGCGGGCATCCGTTAGGTCTGTTCCCAAGCCATACCGATGCACCGCGTGTAGTGGTCACCAACGGCATGGTGATCCCCAATTACAGCCAACCCGATGATTGGGAACGCATGAACGCATTGGGTGTATCGCAATACGGCCAAATGACCGCTGGTAGCTACATGTACATCGGCCCACAGGGCATTGTGCATGGCACCACCATCACGGTACTTAATGCGTGCCGAATGCTCAAAGGCGATGACAAGACCACCAAAGGCAAACTCTTCGTAACTGCTGGCCTAGGCGGTATGAGCGGAGCGCAACCCAAAGCGGGCAACATCGCCGGCGTAGTTACCATCTGTGCAGAAGTGAATGCCACCGCAGCGCACAAACGGCAAAGCCAAGGTTGGGTGGATGAAGTGATCGAAAATGTGGATGCTTGCATCGATGCAGCACAGGCTTGGCAGAAAAAAGGCGAAGCGCATAGCATTGCATTCCTTGGTAATGTTGTTGACCTCTGGGAGCGCTTGGCAGAACGCAAGGTCAAGGTGGATCTAGGTAGCGACCAGACCAGTTTGCACAATCCGTGGGCCGGTGGATATTACCCCGCAGGTCTGAGTTATGAGGAAAGCAATGTGCTTATGGCGAAAGACCCAGCAACCTTCAGAACAAAGGTGCAAGAAACCTTACGCCGCCATGTTGATGCCGTGAATACACTCACCGAAGCGGGGATGTATTTCTTCGACTACGGCAATGCATTCTTGCTGGAAAGCAAACGTGCCGGAGCATCCATCGGCGGTTTAAATGGGGAAGAGTTCCGTTACCCGAGTTATGTGGAAGATATCATGGGGCCAATGTGTTTCGATCACGGATTTGGCCCATTCCGTTGGGTGTGTTCAAGTGGAGATGCGAAAGATCTGGCCATCAGTGACCGCATAGCTGGTGATGTATTGGAGGCCATGTTGAAGGAAGCGCCAACAGAAATAAAACAGCAGATCGCCGACAACCTGCATTGGATCCGCAACGCGCAACAGAACAAATTGGTAGTTGGTAGTCAAGCACGCATCCTGTATGCCGATAGCGAAGGCCGGATCCGCATTGCTGAAGCGTTCAACAACGCGATCAAGAGCGGCGAGATCAGCGCACCGATCGTTCTGGGCCGCGATCACCATGACGTAAGTGGCACCGACAGTCCGTATCGAGAGACCAGCAATATCCGAGATGGCTCACGCTTCACCGCAGATATGGCCGTCCAGAATTTCGTAGGCGATGCCTTCAGAGGAGCAACGTGGATCAGCTTGCACAATGGTGGCGGCGTGGGCTGGGGCGAGGTGATCAATGGTGGATTTGGAATGGTACTCGATGGCAGTGCCGATAGCGACCGAAGACTAAAAAGCATGTTGCTGTGGGATGTGAACAACGGCATCGCGCGCAGAGCATGGGCTCGCAACCCACATGCGGTCTGGAGCATTGAACAAGAGATGAAGCGGACCCCTGGCTTGAAAGTGACGTTGCCGAACGAGGCAGATGATGGGTTGATCGAGGACTTGATGAACTAA
- a CDS encoding T9SS type A sorting domain-containing protein encodes MKLIRTLATLCLLFMISNGLVAQNWALINPAYKYNYSNDGTDTISNQVFVTHLDTLGVDSFRYELNKIAVQCDTCSGGNWGVLMLLDEPQFMGGHVTVSQSAWHFSNGLSYLILPEALEGSTWLLDTANGIWAEMGPTEIGTILDPVEPRRSILLSDGDSIVIGIDHGIVHWPANYDLLGINGPSLGSTIPGMADLFPYAIGDVLEYHYGVGRCDSGFGCCGETHKYKFTVGSEGDQQDSSIVFEGSTVSWTQFHYQNGVQNPTTYITSHGIGTSPWTAGIPTFPWPELMFSYPGQLIQTSRLVPHEETGPFACFDVPLPMVCIAEHGINENGQYIIGCRNLGEGFFVHGYSPQLLPNGYTEFSGPVDYFPGTTEPGWGVRYAAGIGFEWFRGSYFEQWEEYQLIGAVLGGDTIGTLTPDGILLSINENQKSAVAPYPNPANDQLTIDGISQGTDNLIILDAIGHTCRSIPVSTQDRVTVNVSDLSPGLYFLQVGSSSVPQRFIVAR; translated from the coding sequence ATGAAACTCATCAGGACACTTGCTACACTTTGTCTCTTGTTCATGATCAGCAATGGTCTAGTTGCGCAGAACTGGGCACTCATCAACCCGGCCTATAAATACAACTACAGCAATGATGGCACGGACACCATCAGCAACCAGGTCTTCGTAACGCATTTGGATACGTTGGGGGTTGATAGTTTCAGGTATGAGCTGAATAAGATCGCCGTGCAGTGTGATACATGCAGTGGTGGAAACTGGGGCGTTCTTATGCTCTTGGATGAACCGCAGTTCATGGGTGGGCATGTAACAGTTTCTCAAAGCGCTTGGCATTTCTCTAATGGACTATCCTACTTAATACTGCCGGAGGCGTTGGAGGGATCAACTTGGTTGTTGGATACCGCAAATGGCATTTGGGCCGAAATGGGCCCAACAGAAATTGGTACGATCCTCGACCCGGTAGAACCGCGACGGTCGATATTGCTTTCCGATGGCGACAGTATCGTCATCGGAATAGATCACGGTATTGTTCATTGGCCAGCGAACTACGACCTGCTTGGGATCAACGGACCGAGCTTAGGATCTACGATCCCTGGTATGGCAGATCTATTCCCTTACGCAATTGGCGATGTTTTGGAATACCATTACGGCGTTGGACGTTGCGATAGCGGCTTTGGCTGCTGTGGCGAAACTCATAAATACAAGTTCACAGTTGGGTCCGAAGGTGATCAGCAAGATAGTTCGATCGTATTTGAAGGGTCGACAGTGAGCTGGACCCAATTCCATTATCAAAATGGAGTTCAAAATCCCACGACCTATATAACTAGCCATGGCATTGGTACGAGCCCATGGACAGCTGGTATCCCAACATTCCCTTGGCCAGAACTGATGTTCTCTTATCCTGGACAGCTCATTCAAACCTCACGCTTAGTTCCGCACGAAGAAACTGGACCGTTTGCATGTTTCGATGTTCCATTGCCAATGGTCTGTATTGCGGAACATGGAATTAATGAAAATGGACAGTACATCATAGGATGTCGAAATTTGGGAGAAGGCTTCTTCGTCCATGGATATTCACCTCAACTGCTTCCGAACGGATATACCGAATTTTCCGGACCTGTTGATTATTTTCCCGGTACCACGGAGCCCGGTTGGGGGGTTCGATATGCGGCAGGTATTGGGTTTGAATGGTTCCGTGGAAGTTATTTCGAACAGTGGGAAGAGTACCAGTTGATCGGTGCCGTGTTAGGAGGAGACACGATCGGAACGCTCACTCCGGACGGCATTCTATTGTCGATCAACGAGAATCAAAAATCAGCAGTTGCGCCATATCCGAATCCGGCGAATGACCAGTTGACCATTGACGGTATTTCCCAAGGAACAGACAACTTGATAATTCTAGATGCTATTGGCCACACCTGTAGATCCATTCCTGTAAGTACTCAAGATCGGGTAACCGTCAATGTCTCGGACCTCTCGCCAGGACTTTACTTTTTGCAAGTTGGATCGAGTTCAGTTCCCCAACGTTTCATCGTCGCACGTTGA
- a CDS encoding T9SS type A sorting domain-containing protein: MRYNILILFLSIGVLASAQNWALINPTYKYNYSNDGTDTISNQIFVTHVDTLGVDSFRYELNKIARVCDTCSSIAQILLLNQPQFMERRVNVGPTIWHFHDPGSLVILPQAGIGETWVFDTLAAITATVTSVDVAQVFGNDEQLKLISLSTGDSIVISETYGLLSWNGRDLIGVNGPDLGSLTPSLEEVYPYQAGDIIEYSTFANEFDGTWYYNGYGSNYKFTFGDGLPGTGSITFTGMRITNTWAWTTHSFEGVEIGANNFQVSYDNTWIAGPQELPWALLATSYPGQLVRSQRDLTYGVDTIACIAEHKIDSLGRYTFGCRFIPYELGGSSPFGGNLINFDPALLESADPVPFIIESSGGDLGPVQYAAGVGLEWLDAGYFERYENYILTGAVINGDTIGTVHSDEYLIGLSVEEHGVTSSVIIGPNPASYFIQLSSATPNSIYSIFDLNGRVLATQKIRSTNERINVEQLQPGAYTLKVDGSLPQRFMIIR; this comes from the coding sequence ATGCGTTACAACATCCTCATACTCTTCTTGTCGATCGGTGTTCTGGCATCCGCCCAGAATTGGGCACTCATCAATCCCACTTACAAATACAACTATAGCAACGATGGCACGGACACCATCAGCAACCAGATCTTCGTAACGCACGTTGATACGTTGGGGGTTGATAGTTTCAGGTATGAGTTGAATAAGATCGCTAGAGTGTGTGATACTTGTAGCTCAATTGCTCAGATCCTTCTTCTCAACCAGCCGCAATTCATGGAACGCAGGGTGAATGTCGGGCCAACCATTTGGCACTTCCATGATCCGGGTTCCTTGGTTATTCTTCCTCAAGCTGGGATTGGAGAAACATGGGTCTTTGACACGCTGGCGGCGATCACAGCTACAGTAACTTCAGTGGATGTTGCACAAGTCTTTGGGAATGACGAGCAACTCAAATTGATCAGTTTATCAACGGGTGACTCGATCGTGATCAGCGAAACGTACGGATTGCTTAGTTGGAATGGCCGCGACCTCATTGGTGTGAATGGTCCGGATCTGGGGAGCTTAACACCTTCCTTGGAAGAGGTGTATCCTTACCAGGCTGGAGATATTATTGAGTATTCAACATTCGCTAATGAATTTGACGGGACTTGGTACTACAACGGATACGGCAGTAACTACAAGTTCACTTTTGGAGACGGTTTGCCGGGAACGGGTTCGATCACATTCACTGGCATGCGGATCACAAATACATGGGCTTGGACTACCCATTCGTTCGAGGGGGTGGAAATAGGAGCAAATAATTTTCAGGTTTCGTATGACAATACATGGATCGCGGGACCTCAAGAACTACCATGGGCACTGTTGGCAACATCGTATCCCGGTCAATTGGTGCGCTCTCAGCGAGACTTGACTTATGGAGTTGATACTATAGCCTGCATAGCTGAACATAAAATAGATTCATTAGGACGTTACACTTTCGGCTGCCGGTTCATTCCTTACGAATTAGGAGGTAGCTCGCCCTTTGGAGGGAACTTGATCAACTTTGATCCAGCTTTGCTGGAGTCCGCCGACCCCGTGCCATTCATTATTGAAAGTTCAGGAGGTGATCTCGGGCCGGTGCAGTATGCCGCTGGTGTCGGATTGGAATGGCTCGATGCTGGTTATTTCGAACGGTACGAGAATTACATATTGACCGGTGCAGTTATTAACGGCGACACGATCGGCACGGTCCACTCCGATGAATACCTCATTGGTCTATCTGTAGAGGAACATGGTGTTACATCCTCTGTTATTATCGGTCCGAATCCTGCCTCATACTTTATCCAGCTTTCATCCGCCACCCCTAACTCCATCTATTCCATCTTCGACCTCAATGGCCGGGTCCTTGCTACCCAAAAGATCAGGTCCACCAACGAACGCATCAATGTGGAGCAACTGCAACCAGGCGCCTACACGTTGAAAGTTGATGGCTCACTCCCCCAACGATTCATGATCATACGATGA
- a CDS encoding glucosaminidase domain-containing protein, with amino-acid sequence MSFFRSMKLLVLACVCALSGLSYAQAQPSGQRYTAEEYIALWKEVAVTKMKEHGIPASITLAQGLLESGNGNSLLAREGNNHFGIKCTPDWTGGKTYHDDDKKNDCFRKYKNAADSYEDHAKFLQRSRYAALFELRSTDYQGWAKGLKKAGYATDPNYPSKLIALIERYQLDNLDKGIDVAYKPSKNTTASTGKKPSSRNSGRSNRVESGTVTLAMGRSVEKFQGRIKYVRAKNGEDFRKLAQELEMTHGMLARWNDMDKNSQLEEGQMIFIQPKRNAAKGPMVHVAKEGETLWGISQEYGVKLSRLAKYNAVSEDAPLTVGQKVWLKKQR; translated from the coding sequence ATGTCCTTCTTCAGATCAATGAAATTGTTGGTGCTGGCGTGCGTTTGCGCGCTTTCTGGCTTGTCGTATGCCCAGGCGCAACCCAGTGGTCAACGGTATACCGCTGAGGAATATATCGCCCTCTGGAAGGAGGTGGCCGTGACAAAAATGAAGGAGCATGGTATTCCGGCGAGCATTACGCTTGCTCAAGGGTTGCTGGAAAGTGGTAACGGAAATAGCCTCTTGGCCCGCGAAGGCAATAATCACTTCGGTATCAAGTGCACGCCCGACTGGACCGGTGGAAAGACCTACCACGACGACGACAAGAAGAACGATTGTTTCCGGAAATACAAGAATGCCGCCGATAGTTATGAGGACCATGCGAAATTCCTGCAACGGTCAAGGTATGCTGCGCTTTTTGAGCTGAGATCGACGGATTACCAAGGTTGGGCCAAAGGATTGAAAAAGGCTGGGTATGCTACCGATCCGAACTATCCATCGAAGTTGATCGCGTTGATCGAACGCTATCAGTTGGATAATTTGGATAAGGGTATCGATGTGGCCTACAAGCCTTCAAAGAACACGACGGCCTCAACAGGGAAGAAGCCATCTTCACGAAATTCAGGCCGCAGTAATCGTGTGGAAAGTGGCACCGTCACCTTGGCCATGGGCCGATCAGTGGAGAAATTCCAAGGGCGTATCAAATACGTGCGTGCTAAGAATGGCGAGGATTTCCGCAAGCTGGCGCAGGAACTGGAAATGACCCACGGCATGCTGGCGCGCTGGAACGATATGGATAAGAATAGCCAGTTGGAAGAAGGGCAGATGATCTTTATTCAACCCAAGCGCAATGCAGCAAAAGGACCTATGGTGCACGTGGCGAAGGAGGGCGAAACGCTGTGGGGCATTAGCCAGGAGTATGGTGTTAAGCTCTCACGCCTGGCCAAGTACAATGCGGTGAGTGAGGATGCGCCTTTAACCGTAGGGCAAAAAGTCTGGTTGAAGAAGCAGCGGTGA
- a CDS encoding group III truncated hemoglobin: MSKEDIKTRAEIRNLVDRFYDKLLVDPLIKHFFVDLDLEHHLPRVAMFWEMVLLGDAGYTTNVTDVHLRLNQQKPMSKEHFDRWLVHFEATMNELHEGPKAEEAISRARSIAIIMHIKVEVNN; encoded by the coding sequence GTGAGCAAGGAAGACATCAAGACCCGAGCGGAGATCCGCAACCTGGTTGATCGGTTCTACGACAAACTTCTGGTGGACCCTTTGATCAAACACTTCTTCGTCGACCTCGATCTGGAGCATCACCTGCCAAGAGTAGCTATGTTCTGGGAAATGGTCCTGTTGGGCGATGCCGGCTACACCACCAATGTCACGGACGTTCACCTTCGGCTCAACCAACAAAAACCAATGAGCAAGGAACACTTCGACCGTTGGCTGGTACATTTCGAAGCCACAATGAATGAACTGCACGAAGGTCCTAAGGCCGAAGAAGCGATCTCCAGAGCACGGTCCATCGCGATCATCATGCACATTAAAGTAGAAGTGAATAATTAG
- a CDS encoding ribonuclease HII has product MPLAPYHTKELLEAGCDEAGRGCLAGPVVAAAVILPHGVRLPGLNDSKKISHAKRSELRLLIEERAIAWSVAFVSPEKIDEINILRASFLAMHKAIAVLKIAPQQLLIDGHLFDTYADIPHVCMIKGDGRYRSIAAASILAKTHRDAYMAELHTAHPEYNWAVNKGYPTADHRAAIERIGSCVHHRTSFRLIKIR; this is encoded by the coding sequence ATGCCACTCGCACCTTACCATACAAAAGAGCTACTGGAAGCCGGTTGTGACGAAGCAGGTCGCGGCTGTTTGGCAGGCCCTGTTGTTGCCGCCGCTGTGATCCTACCACATGGAGTGCGCTTGCCGGGTTTGAATGACAGCAAAAAGATCTCGCATGCGAAACGCAGCGAACTTCGTCTCTTGATCGAAGAGCGCGCGATCGCTTGGTCCGTCGCATTCGTTTCCCCTGAAAAGATCGATGAGATCAACATTCTGCGGGCTTCCTTTTTGGCCATGCATAAGGCCATTGCAGTACTGAAGATCGCCCCGCAGCAATTACTGATCGATGGTCACCTATTCGACACCTACGCAGATATTCCGCATGTGTGCATGATCAAAGGGGACGGACGTTACCGCAGTATCGCAGCGGCCAGCATACTCGCCAAGACACACAGGGACGCCTACATGGCAGAATTGCACACTGCCCATCCGGAATACAATTGGGCCGTGAACAAAGGTTACCCTACTGCTGATCATCGCGCTGCGATCGAACGGATCGGATCATGCGTACATCACCGAACGAGTTTCCGGTTGATCAAGATCCGCTAG
- a CDS encoding glycosyltransferase family 4 protein: MRIAINTRLLLPDKLEGIGWFTHEIISRIVKAHPEHTFIFIFDRAFDQRFIYAENVEPVVMWPPTRHPLLYRIWFNWLLPRKLKKLKADAFISPDGYLALHSTIPTLAVMHDINFEHYPEDLPGAYGNYYRSYFPRFARHATRLATVSEFSRHDIATTYGVSEPHIDVVYNGVGEVFRPLTAEEIANSRTEFAQGHPYITCVGSLNPRKNIARLLLAFDGLITEHGSELRLVIVGEKFWWDGNMKQAWDKVIHKDRVIFTGRLGQPKLHKALGGAECLAFVSYFEGFGIPVAEAMQCAVPVVAAEATSLPEIAGDAAYYCDPFSVSDITRALHEVCTDPEIQEKLRAAGPLRAKRYTWDKAATELWNSFEKMLDDAGISQ, from the coding sequence ATGCGCATCGCCATAAATACACGCCTTCTACTACCGGATAAGCTCGAAGGCATCGGCTGGTTCACGCATGAGATCATATCGCGCATAGTAAAAGCGCATCCGGAACATACGTTCATTTTCATCTTCGATCGCGCATTCGATCAACGGTTCATCTACGCCGAGAACGTTGAACCGGTAGTGATGTGGCCTCCCACTCGCCACCCGTTGCTCTACCGCATCTGGTTCAATTGGCTCTTACCACGAAAACTGAAAAAGCTGAAGGCCGATGCGTTCATAAGCCCGGATGGATACTTGGCGCTGCACAGCACGATCCCCACCTTGGCGGTGATGCACGACATCAATTTCGAGCATTATCCTGAAGATCTTCCTGGAGCCTATGGCAACTATTATAGGAGCTACTTCCCACGGTTCGCAAGGCATGCAACACGTTTGGCTACGGTGAGTGAATTCTCGCGACACGATATCGCCACTACCTATGGTGTCTCAGAGCCACATATCGATGTGGTCTACAATGGTGTCGGTGAAGTTTTCCGACCACTGACTGCTGAAGAGATAGCGAATTCGCGAACCGAATTCGCGCAAGGCCATCCGTACATCACCTGTGTAGGGTCACTCAATCCGCGGAAAAACATTGCACGTTTACTATTGGCGTTTGATGGCTTGATCACGGAACATGGATCCGAACTGCGTTTGGTGATCGTAGGCGAAAAATTCTGGTGGGACGGCAACATGAAACAAGCGTGGGACAAAGTCATCCACAAGGACCGTGTGATCTTTACCGGGAGGCTCGGCCAACCAAAACTACACAAGGCGTTGGGTGGTGCAGAATGCTTGGCGTTCGTGAGTTATTTTGAAGGTTTCGGAATTCCTGTTGCGGAAGCAATGCAATGCGCAGTGCCCGTAGTTGCTGCCGAAGCGACCAGCTTACCGGAGATCGCCGGAGATGCCGCGTACTACTGTGACCCCTTCAGTGTAAGCGACATTACGCGAGCCTTGCATGAGGTGTGTACCGATCCAGAGATCCAGGAAAAGCTTCGCGCAGCGGGTCCTCTTCGCGCAAAGCGCTACACATGGGACAAAGCGGCGACCGAACTTTGGAACAGCTTCGAAAAGATGTTGGATGATGCGGGTATTTCACAATGA
- a CDS encoding polysaccharide biosynthesis C-terminal domain-containing protein: MQRTFLTNLGLILVLNLLVKPFYILGIDAGVQEAVGATAYGGYAALLSLGFLLNIVLDLGITNYNTRHIAQHTHLMGKYFSGVVGVRFVLAGLYAVLSLGVGLLLGYSGDQLSMLGWLVLNQILAATILYFRSNIAGAQHLRTDSLLSVLDRLLLIGMVGWALWGRVGGAPFRIEWFVWAQTISYGITTVVALVLVLRLSGKVIPKWDMTFGRVVLRQSFPYALLILLMTFYYRTDTLMLERMLPDGAFEAGVYYQGFRFFEAFNMIGYLFAGLLLPLFSRMLSPKAAPGPGGREGLDPLVGMAFKLVLAGSLAIAVIGSVHAIDFMQLLYSTNTVRSGTVFALLIWSFVGVCTTYIFGTLLTAGGDLRTLNWLAGIGAVVNICLNAILIPRYQAEGAAWASLVTQMATAAAQVILAIRIYKLRMPLAVLGRALGYTLALAGMAWVLLWTGTTFVLSLAIFGVGALGLAVVTGMLDLRAIRTLFAVKYSGTDTDHDMN, translated from the coding sequence ATGCAACGCACCTTCCTCACTAACCTCGGCCTGATACTGGTGTTGAACCTACTGGTAAAGCCGTTCTACATTCTGGGTATTGATGCCGGGGTGCAGGAGGCTGTAGGTGCTACGGCTTATGGTGGCTACGCGGCATTGCTCAGTCTTGGCTTTTTGCTGAACATCGTGTTGGATCTGGGCATTACCAATTACAATACGCGCCATATCGCGCAACACACCCACCTCATGGGCAAGTACTTCAGTGGGGTGGTGGGTGTTCGTTTTGTATTGGCTGGTCTGTATGCTGTGCTCTCTTTGGGTGTCGGGTTGCTATTGGGTTATTCCGGTGACCAATTAAGTATGCTCGGTTGGCTGGTATTGAACCAGATCCTAGCAGCCACCATTCTCTATTTCCGTAGCAATATCGCTGGTGCCCAACATTTGCGTACCGATAGTTTGCTGAGTGTGTTGGACCGCCTGTTATTGATCGGCATGGTTGGCTGGGCACTTTGGGGCAGGGTAGGTGGCGCGCCTTTTCGGATCGAATGGTTCGTTTGGGCCCAGACCATTTCATATGGTATTACGACCGTGGTGGCTCTGGTGTTGGTCCTGCGACTTAGTGGAAAGGTGATCCCGAAGTGGGATATGACATTCGGACGGGTAGTCCTGCGGCAAAGCTTCCCCTACGCACTGCTGATCCTGTTGATGACCTTCTACTACAGAACCGATACGTTGATGTTGGAGCGGATGCTTCCGGATGGTGCGTTCGAAGCCGGCGTTTATTACCAAGGGTTCCGGTTCTTCGAGGCGTTCAATATGATCGGGTACCTGTTCGCCGGATTGCTCTTGCCCCTGTTCAGCCGCATGCTTTCTCCGAAGGCTGCTCCAGGTCCCGGTGGACGCGAAGGGTTGGACCCGTTGGTAGGCATGGCATTCAAACTTGTTCTGGCTGGATCATTGGCCATTGCTGTGATCGGCTCGGTGCATGCCATCGACTTTATGCAACTTCTTTATAGTACCAATACGGTCCGCTCCGGAACGGTCTTCGCCTTGCTGATCTGGAGCTTTGTTGGGGTTTGCACCACCTACATCTTTGGTACGCTGCTAACCGCCGGAGGAGATCTGCGAACCTTGAACTGGTTGGCCGGTATTGGTGCTGTGGTGAATATCTGCCTTAACGCGATCCTGATCCCCCGTTATCAAGCAGAAGGTGCAGCATGGGCCAGCCTCGTAACGCAGATGGCGACGGCAGCGGCGCAGGTAATACTTGCCATACGCATATACAAGCTTCGTATGCCGCTCGCGGTTCTTGGCAGGGCATTGGGTTATACGCTGGCCTTAGCTGGCATGGCTTGGGTACTTCTGTGGACCGGAACCACATTTGTTCTGTCACTTGCCATATTTGGCGTAGGAGCTTTGGGGCTTGCCGTGGTAACCGGTATGTTGGATCTTCGCGCTATCCGAACGTTGTTTGCCGTGAAATACAGCGGAACCGACACTGATCATGACATGAATTGA